One part of the Pueribacillus theae genome encodes these proteins:
- a CDS encoding CaiB/BaiF CoA transferase family protein, producing the protein MKPLEGVTVIDITRVVAGPFCSMLFADLGATVIKVEDPQAPDYTRGFPPFIGEESEDTKFSAFFAQYNRNKLGVTINLREEEGKELLKKLVKKADILVENFRPGVMTKLGVGYEVLKGINPKLVYTAISGYGQNGPYIKRPAYDNSAQATGGLWSMNGLPNHPPLRVGTIIGDLSASMFGSFGTLAAYMHAQRTGEGQIVDISQQDSVLALTESAVVNYTVGGNIQEPLGNEHPFVRPYELFKCADGYIFFGGYTDKFWKITCSFFGEPEFATVPEIDTMDKRFDKETYATKVKPKLEEWFARYTVAELEEGLADEVPLSPIKNIKQVVEDPQIKAREMIIRSTYPGGLIEMFGLPIKLSSTPGDPTGLAPKVGEHNEKIFGDLLGLSIQELEDLNRKGVI; encoded by the coding sequence ATGAAACCACTTGAAGGAGTAACAGTCATAGATATAACAAGAGTTGTAGCTGGACCTTTCTGTTCCATGTTATTTGCAGACCTAGGTGCAACTGTTATCAAAGTGGAGGATCCACAAGCCCCTGATTATACTAGGGGGTTCCCTCCTTTTATTGGAGAAGAGAGTGAAGACACAAAATTTAGTGCATTTTTTGCTCAGTATAATCGTAATAAGCTTGGTGTCACAATTAATTTACGTGAAGAAGAGGGCAAAGAATTGTTAAAGAAATTGGTTAAAAAAGCAGATATTCTTGTTGAAAACTTCAGACCAGGGGTTATGACCAAATTAGGGGTTGGCTATGAAGTCCTTAAGGGAATTAATCCAAAACTTGTTTATACTGCAATTTCTGGTTATGGACAAAACGGGCCATATATTAAGCGCCCTGCCTATGATAATAGCGCTCAAGCAACAGGTGGATTATGGTCGATGAACGGCTTACCTAATCATCCCCCGTTACGTGTGGGTACGATTATAGGTGATTTATCCGCTTCTATGTTTGGTTCATTTGGAACGCTTGCAGCTTATATGCATGCCCAACGAACAGGAGAAGGACAAATTGTTGATATTTCACAACAGGATTCGGTGCTTGCTCTGACAGAGTCCGCTGTGGTTAATTATACAGTTGGTGGAAATATTCAGGAACCTTTGGGTAACGAGCATCCATTTGTTCGTCCATATGAATTATTTAAGTGTGCCGACGGCTATATTTTCTTTGGAGGATATACAGATAAATTCTGGAAAATCACTTGCAGTTTTTTTGGTGAACCCGAATTTGCCACTGTTCCGGAAATCGATACGATGGATAAACGATTCGATAAAGAAACTTACGCTACAAAAGTAAAGCCAAAATTAGAAGAGTGGTTTGCTCGTTACACAGTCGCTGAATTGGAAGAAGGTCTGGCTGACGAAGTTCCTCTTTCACCAATTAAAAATATTAAACAGGTAGTTGAAGACCCGCAAATTAAAGCAAGAGAGATGATTATCAGAAGCACTTATCCAGGAGGATTAATCGAGATGTTCGGTTTACCGATTAAGCTTAGTTCGACCCCTGGCGATCCGACAGGCTTGGCACCAAAAGTAGGCGAACACAATGAGAAGATTTTTGGTGATTTACTCGGTTTGTCTATTCAGGAATTGGAAGATCTAAATAGAAAGGGAGTGATTTAA
- a CDS encoding enoyl-CoA hydratase/isomerase family protein: MAISYDVQDGIAIIKFNNPAKLNALTLAMYEELANSFKRAAGDPKVAVCILTGEGEKSFCVGADLDESIPFLMEGNHDISEWDDTHLKNTQMFKPIIGAVNGYCFGGGLEILLSTDIRISSNTALFGFPEVGIGVVPAGGTLVRLVRQISYARTMELILTGRKFSAVEALSYGILNEVVEPSELMDHALCYAEMILDNSANAVQVAKESVIRLMSLPMEAAFHEEALWGQRAFTNKDAEEGIKAFFENRKPKFPSKNW; this comes from the coding sequence TTGGCAATTTCTTATGACGTACAAGACGGGATTGCCATTATTAAATTTAACAATCCTGCAAAATTGAATGCTTTAACCTTAGCGATGTACGAAGAGCTAGCTAACTCGTTCAAACGGGCAGCTGGCGATCCCAAAGTGGCAGTCTGTATTTTAACGGGTGAGGGAGAAAAGTCGTTTTGCGTCGGTGCAGATCTTGATGAATCGATCCCCTTTCTCATGGAAGGGAACCATGATATTTCAGAGTGGGACGATACTCATTTGAAGAACACGCAGATGTTTAAACCAATTATTGGTGCAGTGAATGGGTATTGTTTTGGTGGAGGACTAGAAATCCTACTCTCAACAGATATCCGAATTTCTTCCAATACTGCTTTATTTGGGTTTCCAGAGGTAGGGATTGGTGTTGTACCAGCTGGTGGCACATTGGTAAGATTAGTAAGACAAATCTCTTATGCTAGAACGATGGAATTGATTCTCACTGGGAGAAAATTTTCAGCAGTAGAAGCTCTGTCTTACGGGATTTTAAATGAAGTCGTTGAACCATCAGAATTAATGGATCATGCATTATGTTACGCGGAAATGATTCTTGACAACAGTGCCAATGCAGTTCAAGTAGCCAAAGAATCCGTGATTCGATTAATGAGTTTACCAATGGAAGCAGCGTTTCATGAAGAAGCACTTTGGGGACAAAGAGCTTTTACAAATAAAGATGCAGAAGAAGGGATCAAGGCATTTTTTGAAAATAGAAAACCTAAATTCCCTTCAAAAAATTGGTAG
- a CDS encoding acetate--CoA ligase family protein has protein sequence MRNKEVLEKFLNPKSVAVIGVSKDFSSISGKPLKNLIRHHYKGAIYPVNPRYDEIGGITCYPSILNVPGEIDVALIAVSQARIMQIFEECKQKSVKHLILFGAGFAEAGEEGRILQEKLLEEAKRANMHLLGPNCIGLLNAKESIPLGFSTSFETDKGFVTGNVGFASQSGALGFSLFGIAQEENIGFSYIVNTGNQIDIHTLDCMEYMLEDEDTTVVCGYLESIPDGNMLINLAERSKQLKKPLVLLKAGRSELGKQAAMSHTASLTGSEQAFQAIAKQYGVITANDIDDMIDAMKIFSRGKLANGNRVVTISNSGAAGIAMADYSEELGLELVTLSKETEEKIKQVIPPYGSAMNPVDITAQALKEQHIFIDTLKIVIDDPGIDAIIVQTTFGGELGKKICEKIAEIDKTTDKPIIVTVTGSKEITGHGKAYLEEKGVPVYTTSYKTMVALKRLVEFSLACKDTEKNEIHHAITYQIEFPESGVWTEEKVKQILAEMNIRVPKGTVIKSKEQLEKVKDTLSFPVVCKVISDDILHKTDAGGVKVNIRNPQELQKSYEDLMNSVKKFSPTAKMTCVLVEEMIQEEGVEMFIGIKDDPDFGSLIVCGLGGVFIEILNDISIRKTPISINEAHQMLKELKGYALLEGVRGSVKRDIQALAEAIVQISNFAHTNEGKMKEMDINPIWVFQEGKGIAALDGMIVWKE, from the coding sequence ATGCGAAATAAAGAAGTACTTGAAAAATTTTTAAATCCAAAATCAGTAGCGGTTATTGGAGTTTCAAAAGATTTTTCATCCATAAGCGGCAAACCACTTAAAAATCTTATTCGGCATCACTATAAAGGGGCGATTTACCCTGTCAATCCAAGATATGATGAGATAGGTGGCATCACTTGTTACCCTAGTATATTAAATGTTCCGGGTGAGATTGATGTGGCGCTTATTGCGGTATCGCAAGCAAGAATCATGCAAATTTTTGAAGAATGTAAGCAAAAATCGGTGAAACATTTGATTCTTTTTGGAGCGGGTTTTGCCGAGGCTGGTGAAGAGGGCCGAATTCTTCAAGAAAAATTGCTGGAAGAAGCGAAGAGGGCAAACATGCATCTGCTTGGGCCAAACTGTATTGGTTTATTAAACGCGAAAGAAAGCATACCTTTAGGTTTCTCGACTTCCTTTGAAACGGATAAAGGCTTTGTGACAGGCAATGTCGGGTTTGCCTCGCAAAGCGGTGCGCTCGGTTTTTCTCTTTTTGGTATCGCGCAAGAAGAAAACATTGGCTTCTCATACATTGTAAATACAGGTAACCAGATTGATATCCATACATTGGATTGCATGGAATATATGCTGGAAGATGAAGATACTACGGTTGTTTGCGGTTACTTAGAAAGCATACCGGACGGCAACATGCTCATTAATCTCGCTGAACGTTCAAAGCAATTGAAAAAGCCGTTAGTTTTATTAAAAGCAGGCCGTTCAGAACTAGGCAAACAAGCTGCTATGTCACATACGGCTTCCTTAACTGGGTCAGAGCAGGCTTTCCAAGCAATAGCAAAACAATACGGGGTCATAACTGCGAATGATATCGATGACATGATCGATGCGATGAAAATCTTTTCACGCGGCAAGTTGGCAAATGGCAACCGTGTCGTAACAATATCAAATTCAGGTGCAGCAGGAATTGCGATGGCAGACTACAGCGAAGAGCTCGGCCTTGAGCTAGTCACTCTATCGAAAGAAACCGAAGAAAAAATAAAACAGGTCATTCCGCCATACGGTTCTGCGATGAACCCTGTTGATATCACTGCACAAGCGTTGAAAGAACAGCATATATTCATTGATACACTTAAAATTGTCATCGACGATCCTGGCATAGACGCCATTATTGTTCAAACAACATTTGGCGGAGAGCTTGGAAAGAAAATTTGTGAAAAAATTGCAGAGATTGATAAAACAACAGACAAACCAATCATTGTTACCGTAACAGGATCGAAAGAAATAACAGGGCATGGGAAGGCATATTTGGAAGAAAAGGGGGTTCCCGTTTATACAACCTCATATAAAACAATGGTTGCTTTAAAAAGATTGGTTGAGTTCTCTTTAGCTTGTAAGGATACAGAAAAGAATGAGATTCATCATGCGATCACTTATCAAATTGAGTTTCCCGAATCGGGCGTTTGGACAGAGGAAAAGGTTAAACAAATTTTGGCTGAAATGAACATACGGGTTCCGAAAGGAACGGTTATTAAAAGTAAAGAACAATTAGAAAAAGTAAAGGATACGCTTTCATTTCCGGTTGTTTGTAAAGTAATATCAGATGACATTTTGCACAAAACCGATGCCGGAGGTGTAAAGGTAAATATAAGAAACCCACAAGAGCTTCAAAAAAGTTACGAAGACTTGATGAACTCTGTGAAAAAGTTCTCTCCCACCGCCAAAATGACTTGTGTGCTTGTGGAAGAAATGATTCAAGAAGAAGGCGTTGAAATGTTTATCGGGATAAAAGATGATCCTGATTTTGGATCACTCATCGTCTGTGGCCTTGGCGGTGTATTTATTGAAATATTAAATGATATCTCGATAAGAAAGACGCCAATATCCATAAATGAAGCGCACCAAATGCTAAAGGAATTAAAAGGGTACGCCCTATTGGAAGGTGTAAGGGGATCCGTAAAGCGCGATATTCAAGCGCTTGCAGAAGCAATCGTACAAATATCTAATTTCGCACATACTAATGAAGGCAAAATGAAGGAAATGGATATTAATCCAATATGGGTCTTTCAAGAGGGCAAAGGCATTGCGGCTCTTGACGGAATGATTGTTTGGAAAGAATAA
- a CDS encoding acyl-CoA dehydrogenase family protein, whose translation MDFQLDEELLALKQTVKDFVYNTVDPRADEMEKKDYVPKEIMDMSKEMGLFGLSIPAEYGGLGIGMVGKVAIYEELGKTINGYTTLIGGHTGIGTVGIVEMGNEEQKQKYLPKLASGEYIGAFALTEPSAGSNASNIKTTAVRKGDKYILNGSKHYITNGNIADVFTVMAVTDPSKGAKGITSFIVEKDFPGFMVGNVEQKMGLHASQSVELFFEDCEVPVENVLGEEGQGYVNALKILANGRAGLAARNLGSCVKLMELTLKHAMEREQFGKPIFEQQVIQHYFAEMDLDIETLRSMTYRVAWMVDQKMNVIKEAAMVKLLGSEVYCRIADQAVQIHGGIGYMSDYPIERYYRDARITKIYEGTSEIQKNIIAAQIKKNYFKNN comes from the coding sequence ATGGATTTTCAATTAGATGAAGAGTTGTTGGCGCTCAAGCAGACGGTTAAGGACTTTGTGTACAACACGGTCGATCCGAGAGCAGATGAGATGGAGAAAAAAGACTATGTTCCAAAAGAAATTATGGATATGAGTAAAGAGATGGGACTCTTTGGATTGAGCATCCCTGCTGAATATGGAGGGTTAGGAATTGGTATGGTCGGCAAGGTGGCCATTTATGAAGAGCTAGGCAAAACAATCAACGGGTATACGACACTCATCGGTGGACATACAGGGATCGGCACAGTCGGCATTGTTGAAATGGGAAACGAAGAACAAAAACAAAAATATTTGCCTAAGCTCGCATCGGGTGAATATATCGGGGCTTTTGCATTAACAGAGCCCAGTGCAGGCTCGAACGCCAGCAATATAAAAACAACGGCAGTTCGCAAAGGCGATAAATATATTTTGAATGGTTCCAAGCATTACATTACAAACGGTAACATCGCCGATGTTTTTACTGTGATGGCGGTAACCGATCCGAGTAAAGGAGCAAAAGGGATCACTTCCTTTATCGTTGAGAAAGATTTCCCAGGTTTCATGGTTGGAAATGTTGAACAAAAAATGGGGCTTCACGCTTCACAATCGGTAGAATTGTTTTTTGAAGATTGCGAAGTTCCAGTAGAAAACGTGCTTGGAGAAGAAGGGCAAGGCTATGTAAACGCTTTAAAAATATTAGCGAATGGACGAGCTGGATTAGCTGCAAGAAACTTAGGATCATGTGTTAAATTAATGGAACTTACGTTAAAACATGCGATGGAGCGGGAACAATTTGGAAAACCAATTTTTGAACAGCAAGTGATTCAGCATTATTTTGCTGAAATGGATCTTGACATTGAAACTTTGAGAAGCATGACTTACCGGGTGGCATGGATGGTTGACCAAAAGATGAACGTCATTAAAGAAGCGGCGATGGTTAAACTGCTAGGTTCCGAAGTGTACTGTCGTATCGCAGATCAAGCTGTTCAAATACACGGCGGAATCGGTTACATGAGTGACTACCCAATCGAAAGATATTACCGGGATGCGCGCATTACAAAAATTTACGAAGGAACTTCCGAAATCCAAAAAAATATTATTGCAGCCCAAATAAAGAAAAATTACTTTAAAAATAATT
- a CDS encoding CaiB/BaiF CoA transferase family protein, with the protein MVTPLEGIKVLELARTLAGPVTGQLLGDLGADVIKVEQPNIGDESRRFSPPDWDGESCYFLSSNRNKRSITVDLKSEKGKKIIYELVKKSDVLIENFRTGAQEKLGIDYETLKKINPRLVYVSISGFGRTGPEKYRAGYDLLLQAYSGLMSTTGEKGKPYKAGPSVVDMSTGILGALGAMAALMAREKTGEGQYVDCSLLDGQVMMLNHLATGYFATGKSAEPMGQGHHTIVPYQVFKAKDKDVVIAAANDSLWQKMCQALGWEDLLEIEEYKTNKQRVANREKLVPILSERIEQLISDEVCGKLDDVGVPCGPINTVGEVVTSPQAVARGMMAEIDHPTIKGLKTPAFPIKLSDTPASVRHYPPRLGEHTEEVLSELGLQKDEISKLNEEGII; encoded by the coding sequence GTGGTTACACCATTAGAAGGAATAAAAGTATTGGAATTGGCCCGGACGCTTGCCGGTCCTGTAACTGGTCAATTGCTAGGAGATTTAGGAGCAGATGTCATTAAAGTTGAACAGCCGAATATCGGTGATGAGTCTAGAAGATTTAGCCCGCCGGACTGGGACGGGGAAAGCTGTTATTTTTTAAGCTCAAATCGGAACAAAAGAAGCATTACGGTTGATCTCAAAAGTGAAAAAGGCAAGAAAATCATCTATGAGCTCGTGAAGAAAAGCGATGTTTTAATCGAAAACTTCCGTACGGGGGCACAGGAAAAGCTTGGAATTGATTATGAAACATTAAAAAAGATCAATCCTAGATTGGTTTATGTGTCGATTTCAGGATTCGGCCGGACAGGCCCTGAAAAATATCGTGCCGGATATGATCTTCTCTTGCAGGCGTATTCCGGATTAATGAGCACAACAGGTGAAAAAGGCAAACCATATAAAGCCGGCCCGTCAGTTGTTGATATGTCTACAGGTATTTTAGGTGCATTAGGGGCGATGGCTGCTCTCATGGCCCGGGAAAAAACGGGCGAAGGCCAGTATGTGGATTGCAGTTTATTGGATGGCCAGGTTATGATGCTGAATCATTTGGCTACAGGATACTTTGCAACAGGTAAATCAGCAGAGCCGATGGGGCAAGGGCATCATACGATTGTTCCTTACCAAGTGTTTAAAGCGAAGGACAAAGATGTGGTTATCGCCGCTGCTAATGATTCACTATGGCAAAAAATGTGCCAAGCATTAGGCTGGGAAGATTTATTGGAAATTGAAGAATACAAAACAAATAAACAAAGAGTCGCAAATAGGGAAAAATTGGTTCCCATTCTTAGCGAGAGAATAGAACAGCTTATAAGCGATGAAGTTTGCGGAAAACTAGATGACGTCGGGGTACCTTGCGGCCCAATCAATACAGTCGGCGAAGTCGTTACGTCGCCTCAAGCTGTTGCGAGGGGAATGATGGCTGAGATTGACCATCCAACCATTAAAGGACTGAAAACACCTGCTTTTCCGATTAAATTATCAGACACTCCTGCATCAGTAAGGCACTATCCGCCAAGACTGGGGGAACATACCGAAGAGGTATTGTCGGAATTGGGATTACAGAAAGATGAAATTTCCAAATTAAATGAGGAAGGCATTATTTAA